The Nitrospirota bacterium genomic sequence GCCGGGCTGTCGGTCTGGCCCGCGACTTGGCCGATCAGCGCATGGAAGCGGTCCTGCTCAACAATCTTGGGCTGGCGCAACAGGAGACGGGAGCGCTCGGTGACGCCGAGCGGTCGTTCCGGCAGGCGCTGGATCTCAACCGAAAGTTGGGGGAGCGGCAGGCCGAAGCGGCCAACCTCGTCAACTTGGGCTTGGCGGCTGAACGGAACGGAGCGCTTGTGGAGGCGCAGCAGCGGTTTGAAGAGACCCTTGCGCTCGACAAGAGTCTGGGCGAAACCCGGCACATTGCAGCGGACCTCGCGCATCTGTCGCGGGTGAGCGAACAGCGGGGGCTCGGATCCATCGCATTGGATTATGCGAAGCGGGCCTATCGAGGGTATCGGGCACTCGGCGATCTGGACCGGGCGCGCGGTGAACTCCAGCGCGTACTCAAGCTGGTCCGTGAGCAGGGGGATCAGCGGGAAATCGAGCGATTCGAGGCCGAACTGCGGTCGCTGGGCGCCAACCATACGGCCCCGTGAGGGGAGAGCAATCCGCCGGACCGGGGAATTCTGGGCAGGAATCGGACCTGACGAACGTCGCACCCGCCGTTACTTGATCGCGACCGCCTTGACCTGCTTGTACGTCGTGTAGCCCTGGAGGACTTTCTCGATACCGTCCTGTACCAGCGTCGTCATGCCTTCCTCCAAAGCGACCTTCAGCATCTCTTCCGTTTTGGCCTTCGCCTGAATCAGCCGCTTCATGCGGTCGGTGCCCAGGAGAAGCTCATGCAAGGCGATCCGGCCCTTGAAGCCGGTATTGTTGCAGGCTTCACAGCCCTTGCCGCGATAGAGCTGGAATGAATTGTCGTACGTGGCGCCGAGCCTGTCCCAGGCCTCCGCTCCATAGCCGCTCCGGAGTTCGTCGTACTCTTCCTGCGAGGGGTGGTAGGACTCCTTGCACTCCTTGCAAATACGCTTGGCCAGACGCTGGGCGAGCACGCCCAGCATCGCGTCGGCGAAGCTGAAGGAGTCGCACCCCATGTCCAGAAGCCGGGTGACCGTTTCGACCGAGCTGTTGGTGTGTAAGGTGCTGAACACCAAGTGACCGGTCAACGACGCTTCGATGCCGATATCGGCCGTCTCTTTGTCCCGCATCTCGCCGACCATGATCACGTCCGGGTCGGCTCGCAGAAACGCCCGCATGGCTGCCGCGAAGGTGAATCCGATTTTCGGGTGGACCTGAACCTGCCGCAGGCCGTACTGGGTAATTTCGACAGGGTCCTCCGCGGTCCAGATCTTTCGTTCCGGTTTGTTGATGTATCCCAGTACCGAGTGCAGGGTGGTCGTTTTCCCGGAGCCCGTCGGTCCGACGCAGAGGATGATGCCGTACGGCTTCTCGGCGATCTTTTTCAGTTCCCGTAGATTGCGCTCCGAAAAGCCCATCCTGTCCAAGGGCAACGGTTCACTCGCGGCCAGAATACGCATGACGACGTCTTCGTTATATCCGGCCGTCGGGACCGTGGCGACGCGAAGCTCAATTTCCTTGTTCTCGGCCAGCTTGAATTTGATCTTGCCGTCCTGCGGTTTGCGGCGTTCGGCGATGTCCAGGCTGGCCATGATCTTGAGACGCGAGACGATGGCCCGCCGGTAGCTTGGCGGAATCTTCATGTACTCGAAACAACTGCCGTCCACACGGAAGCGGACTAGCGTCTCCCGTTTTTCGCCGTAGGGCTCGATGTGAATATCGGAGCAGCCCAGCTTGTAAGCGTCGGCGATGATCTGGTTGGCCAATCGGACGATCGCGCTGTCGTTCTCGTCGAGACCGCTGGCGGCGGAGGCTTCTTCCTCCGCTTCCTGCTGGGCCTCGCTGACGAGCTCTCCGAGAATGTCGGACACGCTTTCGTTGAGCTTGCTGAGCGTGTCGCCCTGCCCGGTTGCCGCGGCTAGGAATTGCGCGATATCGCGACGGAGGCTCACCGCAAACCGGATGTTCAGGCCGGGGAAGGTCCGTTTGATATCCTGGACCCGGTCCAGGTCGCCTGGGTCGTCGGTCAAGATCTCGATGGCGGTCTTGTCCCGCTTGAGTGGCATCCAATGGTTCTTCTTCAGATAGTCGATGTTGAGGTTTCTCAGTAACTCCGGGTCCACCAGTGTTCGTTCGTTGTACTCGATGTAGGGACATCGGTGGAACTGAGCCAGCGACTTGCCGATGTCTGCCTTGGGGACCTTGTATTTTTCGATCAGGATGGTCTCGATGTCGGACTGGCCCTTGCGGGCTTCGGCGATGGCGGTATCCAGCTCCGCCTGGGTGATCCGGTTGTTGGCGACAAGGTAGTCGAATTTCGTCGGGGTTTTCTTCGCGAGCTTGCGCAGATTGTAGAAGGCGATGCCCAGCGCTTTGGCGATCTCCGCGACGGACTCCTCGTCCTTGCGCGTGAACCGCCCGCCGCTCTTCTTGTTCAGCAGTTGCAGGACGCCCATCAGGTACTTGTTGTCCGCCACGATGGGGTACGTCAGCACTTGTTTCGTGCGGAACCCGGTCTTCTTGTCGTAGGAACTGTCGTGGACGAGCGAAGGATGGATGCTGGTCAGCTCGGCCTGATTGTAGGCGTCGGCGATGTTGACGGGCCGCAGGTACTTGGCGCAGAAGCCGGCGAGGCTCTGTTCGGTAATGGGGATGCGGACTTCCTCGACCTTGTCGATGTGCGGAACCTTCGAAAAGATTTCTTTCTTCTCCGGATCGACGGCGTAGAGCGTCAAGTCTTCGGCGTCGAAGAGACCCAGGATATCGTTGTGCAAATCCAACAGAATCGTATCGATGTCGCTGGCGGCGTGAATCTGGTTGGTGATGCGTTTGACGTGCTCGGCATATTCGACCTTTTGCTGAAGCTCTTGAAGGTTCTGCGGTAAAGCTTTTGCTTGCATGAGCGTGCCTCAGCAGGGCTGTGGGGCGAATCCGTTATCGGTTGACTAGGCGAATGAGAAGAGAGCCTCGGTGTTGGACGCGCCGACCATCCTCCACGGAAATCGTCGGTGTAAGTGTAGCCCAATCCGGTCTGAACGCAAGCGGAAACGGTTCTTTTGCAGGCGAGGTCGAGGGGCTGGAAAGGCCCGATGGAGGCGGATTTCCAGGGAGTGTGGAGACGGCTTACGCGCCGCCGGAGGTGTCCGAGAGGAGTGCTTGTATCTTGGAGAGGACCTGATCCGGAGCGATCTTGGTCACGGCGCCGGTCCGGCGCTCCTTCAGTTCCACCGTGCCCTGAGCCAATCCTTTGTCGCCCACGAGAAGCTGAAAAGGCGCGCCGATCAGATCCGCGTCGTTGAATTTGACGCCGGCTCGTTCGTCCCGATCGTCCCAGAGCACCTCGACGCCGGCGGCGACCAGCGAATCATACAGTGATTGCGCAAGACGGGAGACCTGGTCGGACGGACTCAAGGGAAGCAGGTGGACATGAAACGGAGCGATCGGAACCGGCCAGGTGATCCCTTTGGCGTCATGGTGCTGTTCGATGGCGGCGGCGGCCGTCCGGCCCACGCCGATGCCGTAACATCCCATGACTGCCAACGTTTCCCGTCCCTGAGGGTCGAGGAAGGTGGCCTTCATCGCCTGGCTGTATTTGGTGCCCAGCATGAAGACGTGGCCCACTTCGATTCCCTTGGCGACTTTCAGGATTCCGTCGCCTCTCGGCGACGGGTCGCCGGCTCGAGCGTTCCGCAGGTCGGCAAACTGCTCCACGATGAAATCGCGGTCCCAGTTCGCGTCGACGTAGTGCGTGTCGGCTTTGTTTCCTCCGACCACGAAGTTGCGCATCGCCCTCACGGCCTGGTCCGCGACGATGCGGACCTGTGCGAGCCCGATCGGTCCCGCGAACCCGACCGGCGCCCCGGTCAGCGCGGCGACCGTCTCGGGATCGGCCAGCTCGCTTTCCTGCACGCCGAGCACTTTTTTCAATTTGATCTCGTTGACGTCGTGATCGCCGCGGACCAGCACGGCGATCGAGTCCTTGGGGGTCTTGTACAGCAGCGTCTTCACCAGACGCTGCGGGGGAATCTTGAGGAACGCAGTCACCTCCTCCACCGTGCGGCAATTCGGCGTGGCGACTTCCCGGAGCGGCCGAGGCGCCTCTGGCGAACGCTCCGGTTCGGGCAACACTTCGGCCCGCTCGACGTTGGCCGCATAGCTGCCCTGGTCGCTATAGACGATCGTCTCTTCGCCCGTCTCCGCCAGCACCATGAACTCGTGGGAGGAAGACCCGCCGATCAGGCCCGTGTCGGCTTCGACTGCGCGGAAGGTCAGCCCGCACCGCGTGAAGATGCGCGTGTAGGCGTCGTACATCTTCTGATAGCTCAGCTTGGCGCCTTCTTCGTCCCGATCGAAACTGTAGGCGTCCTTCATGATGAATTCCCGCCCCCGCATGAGGCCGAAGCGAGGGCGGATCTCGTCGCGAAACTTGGTCTGGATCTGATAGAAGTTGAGCGGGAGCTGGCGGTATGACCGAACCTCGCGCCGGAAGAGATCCGTGATGACTTCCTCGTGCGTGGGGCCCAGGCAGAAGTCCCGATCGTGCCGGTCCTTGAAGCGGAGCAGCTCCTTCCCGTAGTAGTCCCAGCGCCCGGTCTCGCGCCACAGCTCGGCCGGTGACGCGATGGGCATCAGCACTTCCTGCGCGCCGGCCCGGTTCATTTCTTCCCGGATGATGTGCTCGATTTTCCGGATGACGCGGAGACCGAGGGGAAGATAGGTGTAAATGCCGGCGGCGACCTTCCGGATCATGCCGGCTCGTAACATCAACCGGTGGCTGACGGTCTCGGCTTCGCCCGGATCATCGCGAAGAGTGGGGATGAGAATTTGCGAGGTGCGCATGGGTGTGATGAGCGGTCAGCCGTCAGTGGTCAGCCCTCAGCTTCAGAAGGAGAACTTCCGAAAGCGGAACTTGTGCTGACTGTGTTAACCGAGCGTCGAAAAGAAGTCGTGCCATTTTGCTGAAAGCCAACAGCCGATGGCTGATTGCTGAAAGCTGTTATCGGTAGAACAACCGTTCCAGGTCGTTCCAGAACGCGAAGATCATGATGCCGACAAGGAGAAGCAAGCCGACTTGCTGGGCAAGTTCACGCTGCCGCTCGCCCAGCGGTTTGCGGAGGATCGCCTCGATACCGAAAAACAGCAAGTGCCCGCCGTCCAAAACGGGAATCGGGAGCAGATTCAGCACCCCAAGGTTGATGCTCAGGATCGCGATCAGGAAGACCACGCTGGACGCGCCTTGCGAAGCCGCTTCGCCGGAAATGTTGGCGATGGTAAGCGGCCCTCCGATGTTCTTGCTGGAAATGTCTCCAACGATCATCTTGTAAAGCCCGATGGTCGTGAGTTCGGTCCAGCCCCATGTCGCCTCCAGCCCATGATACACCGCCGTCAACGGATTGGCGGCGCGGATGATGGAACGGCCGGGACCCGAAATGCCGATCTTCCCGATTTCCACCGGCTGACCGTTGACCGTGGCCTTCTCGGCGGCCGGCGTCACAATCAGTGAGACGCGGGCGCCGTCCCGCAGGACTTCGAACCGGAGGGCCCGATTCGGGCTTTCCTTGACGAGGCCGGTCATCTGGGACCAGGTATGAATCTCCTGATCTTCGATCTTGACGATCCGGTCTCCTTCCTTGAGCCCGGCTTGCGCAGCCGGCGATCCGTGCATCACGGCGGTCACGAGAGGCGCGGTCTCCTCGATGCCGATGCGATACGCCAACTCCTCCGAACCCGCCTCCTGCCCGGACACCGGCTCAGGGGTCACGAGAACCGTCCTGATCTGACCGCTCCGTCGCACGTCCAGCGTCAATTGCTTGCCGCGGCTCTTCGCGACGGCGTCGAACAGCTCGCTGCGCGTCGAGATATCCCGCTCGTTGACACGGATGATCCGGTCGCCCACTTTGATCCCGGCTCGATCAGCGGGAGAACCGGGCAGCAACGCCTCGACATCCGGGCTCAGGTCGCGGAACGTGGGGACGAACAAGGGAGAACCGGTCGACAGCCAACCGAAAAAGATCACATAGGCCAGGATGAAATTGAACCCTGGCCCGGCGGCGACGATCAACACTTTGCCGGACAACGATTGATGTGCGAACGACCGCTTTCGGTCCTCCGGCGTGAGCGCTTCGGTCTCGTCTTCGCCGAAGAGTTTGACGTAGCCGCCCAGGGGCACCGCCGACACCAAGTATTCGGTTTCGCCCACTTGGCGTCCGAACAGTTTCGGTCCGAAGCCCAGGGAGAATTTCAACACCTTCACACCGACCCACCGGGCGGCCAGGAAATGCCCCAGTTCGTGAAAGGCCACCAATATTCCGAGCACCACCAAAAACCACCATACCTTCTGACCCAAAACCCAGATGGTGTCCGGAGACCAGGTGAATGCGGCAACCACGTCATTACTCCTTTATCGGCAGCTCAGAACTCATCACTCAGAATTCAGAATTCATAATTCAGAATTCACTCGCGGTGTCAGCGCGCCAACGCGTGCACCAGCGCTTCGGCTTTCTCTCTGGCCCAGCGGTCGGCTTCGAGAGCGTCGCTAATCGACTCGACCTCCCGAGGCGCGTGGGCTTCCATGGTGCTCCGGATCACCTCGGCGATGTCCGTGAAACGGATGCCTTCCTGCAAATACGCCTCCACGGCAACCTCATTGGCGGCGTTCAGCGTCGCCGGCATCGTGCCGCCGATGCGCAAGGCCTCATAGCCCAGATTCAGGCAGGGAAACCGGTCATGATCCGGCGTAAAGAAGGTCAGCTTGCCGATCGCCGCCAGATCCAATGACGGCAAATCGAGCGGCATGCGTTCGGGATAGCGCATGGCGTACGAAATAGGGGTGCGCATGTCGGGCAATCCAAGCTGGGCGATGATGGATCGGTCTTCATATTCTACCAGAGAATGGACGATGCTTTCCCGATGGATCAGCACGTCGATCCGCGAGGCCGCGATATCGAACAGCCAGCGGGCTTCGACCACTTCGAGTCCCTTGTTCATCAGGGTGGCCGAATCGATCGTGATTTTGGCTCCCATCTTCCAGTTGGGATGCTGCAGCGCCCGTTCCGGTTTCACGTCCTGCAGTTGCGCGCGGGAAAAGTCCCACAGAGGCCCGCCGGAGGCCGTCAGAATGAGGCGCCGGACATCCTCGCGACGATGGCCCTCGAGGGACTGGAAAATCGCGCTATGTTCGCTGTCCACCGGGAAGATCCGCACGCCGTGCTTGCGCGCTTCTTCCTGCATGAGTTTCCCGGCCATGACCATCGGTTCTTTGTTCGCCAGGGCGACATGCTTGCCGGAGCGGATGGCGGCCAGAGTCGGGACCAGCCCTGCTCCGCCGACGATCGCGGAAATGACCAGTTCGGCGTCCGGCGTCCGTGCGACTTCCGCGACGCCGTCCATGCCGGAGAGGATGTCCACGGAGAGGTCTCGACACCGGTCGCGCAATTTCGCGGCCGCCGATGTGTTCGACAGAGCGACGAAGGCCGGCTTGTAGCGGCGGATCTGTTCCTCGAGTTTTTCGTCATTCGCACCGGCCGTGAGGCCGACGACCTGAAATTCGCCGGGAAATCGGTCGACAATATCCAGCGTATTCGTCCCGATCGATCCCGTCGATCCGAGAATCACGATTTTTTTCATGTCGAATCCTTCATGACTCTGAGCTGACCGCTGACGTCTATCCTTTGACTAGGGTCACATAGTAGTAGAACGCCGGAGCCGTAAACAATAGGCTATCGAGCCGGTCGAGCATTCCGCCGTGTCCGGGGAGCAGCCCCCCGGAATCCTTGACGCCTGCGCTGCGCTTCATCGCCGATTCCGCCAGGTCTCCCGCCAACCCCACGGCGGCCAAAAGCAGCCCGAGCGCGACACAATCGACCGTTGTAAAAGAGGGAAGAAACCACGCACGGGCTGCAAACGCCGTCAGGACGGAACACGCGAACCCTCCGACCAGGCCTTCGACGGTCTTGTTCGGGCTGATCGTCGGCGTCAATTTTCTCCGACCGAAAAGCGTGCCGACGTAATAGGCTCCCGTGTCCCCGGCCCACGTGGTCAGGACGACGAAGAAGACGAGGAACTCGCCGCCTTCCAGCGCGCGGGTTCGGAGCAGATGGCCCAGGGTGAACCCGACGTACAGCACCCCGAATGCCAAGACGGTGCTGTCCGTCAGCGCCCGGCTCGCGTCCCGTCGGGAAAACAGGGGAAGCAGCAGCGAGCCGACCACCGTGAGCAGGAGCGCGGTCTGTTCCGAGACCAGGCCCGGCCACTGCATGCTCGTGAGCAGCAGGGCGGTCGCTCCAAGCCCGAACAGGATCGGGACCGTCCCGTGCTCGGCTCGGAAGTGCAGCCGGTAGAATTCGCCAGTCGCCAACACGCTGGCGGCCAGGATGAGGATGAAGAAAGCGGAAGGCGGGAGATACCGGACCAGAAGGTAAAAAAGCGGAGCGAAAATCAGCGCCGGATAGACGCGGCGGATGTCCAGCCGTCTGGGTGTCGAAGGCAGAGTTCCGACAGGCTGCTGGCCTTCCGCTCCGCACTCCACGGCTCCCTGTTTCACAATCCGATCTGAGGAGAAACGGCGCTAAACACGCGACCGAACCGGCGATCCCGGCGTTGATAGTCCAACAGCGCCAGGAGCGCTTCACGCCGCCGGAAGTCCGGCCACAGCGTCGGCGTAAAGTACAGTTCGGTGTAGGCGAGTTGCCAGAGGAGGAAATTGCTGATCCGCATTTCGCCGCTCGTGCGAATCAACAAATCCGGATCAGGTAAGTCGCTCGTGGACAGGTAACGCTGAAACAGGGCCTCGTCGATGTCTTCCGGACGCAGAGCCCCGCGCTGACACTCGCGGACGATCCGAGAGACTGCGTCGACGATTTCAGATCGGCCTCCATAACTGAGTGCCACCGTCAGGATCAGTTTGTCGAGATGAGCGGTTTCCTGCTCCGTCGTGCGGACCCAATGCAGGGCGGACGAAGGCAGAGCGGCGACGCGCCCGATGGTGCGGAACCGGACACCCTGTTCCACGAGGCTCGATCGCTCCGTCGCCAGATAGTGCTCCAATAATTCCATCAACGCATCGATCTCCTGCGGCGGGCGGTTCCAGTTCTCCTGGGAAAAGGCGTAGATGGTGAGCGCGTGGATGCCCAGTTCCAGGCACAGAGTGATGACTTCGCGAACCGATTTGATGCCTTCCCGGTGTCCCGCGATGCGAGGCAATCCACGAAGTTCGGCCCAACGGCCGTTCCCGTCCATGATGACGGCGACATGCTTGGGAAGGAGATCCGGATCCAGCCGCGAGAGCAACTCGCCTTCGGAGAGTTGTTCCGTATCGAGAGCGGTGCTTTTCGTCATTGGAGCGCGTAAATGGATAATAATCCTTTCTGTGCAGAGGCGCGGCAGGCGAGGCAAAGTCTACTGGCGGGGTCGGCAAAAGTCAAACAATATTCACGAATTCCCGGCCAAAGCCGCGGGTTTTGCCGTCATGCCGCGGCGCGCGTTGAAATGCCTCGGCGTTCGCCGATATACTCCGCCGTCGTGATTGGGAGAAAGGAACCTGCCGCATGGCCGTCGAGCATACCGTCGAACTCGCCTGTTTCGGTGTAACCGACCGGGAAATTCAACAGGTCCTCGGACGGATGAAGGTCCGGGACGTGGATTACGCCGACCTCTATTTTGAATCGAGACAATCGGAATCGGTCTCTCTGGAAGAAGGCATCGTCAAGCGGGCGGCCAAGAGCGTCTCTCGAGGAGTCGGTCTCAGGGCGATCGCCGGAGAAAAAACGGGGTTTGCATACTCCGACGAGTTGACCCGCCGGGATCTGGAGATCGCGGCCGACGCGGCCCGCTATATCGCAGCCTCGCCCCAAGGAACCGACTCCCTGCCGGTGACCCACCGCGAACGCCCGCCGCACGACTTGTATCGGGTCGAACGCGAAGCCGTCGAAGTAGCGACGAAGGACCGGGTGGCGCTTCTCAACGAGATCGATGCGGAAGCCCGCCGGTACGATCCGCGGATCAAGAACGTCATCGCATCCTTCAACACGGAGTACAAAGTCGTGGTCGTGGCGACCTCGGAGGGCCGTCTGGTCGGCGATGTCCAGCCGCTGTCCCGCCTGCAGGTCACCTGCATTGCGGAAGAGAACGGCAACCGCCAGGTCGGGACCTTCGGCGGCGGAGGGCGCATCGGGTTTGAATGGTATCGGGAGGGCAACCGCCACCTGCAGTACGCCAGAGAAGCGGCGCGCCAGGCGATCCTGAACCTCGGCGCGGTGGACGCGCCGGCCGGCGTGATGCCGGTGGTGCTGGCGGGGGGCTGGCCCGGCATTCTATTGCACGAAGCGGTCGGCCATGGGCTGGAGGCGGATTTCAATCGCAAGAAGACCTCCGCTTTCTCCAATCTGATCGGCAAGCGGGTGGCCTCGGAAGTTTGCACGGTCGTCGACGACGGCACCTTGCCGTTCCGCCGCGGTTCGCTGAACATGGACGACGAGGGGACGCCGACGAGCCGCACGGTCTTGATCGAAAAAGGGATTCTTCGCGGCTATATCACCGATCGGCTGAATGCGCGGTTGATGGGCATCCCGCTGACCGGCAACGGGCGGCGGGAAAGCTATCAAAGCGTCGTCCTGCCGCGCATGACGAATACCTTCATGTTGGCGGGTGAGTTCGATCCGCAGGACATCATCCGGTCGGTCAAGCGCGGCCTCTACGCCGTGTCGTTCGGCGGCGGCCAGGTGGACATCACGAACGGCAAGTTCGTGTTCTCCGCCAGCGAGGCCTATCTCATCGAAGACGGCAGGATCACGAAACCGGTCAAAGGCGCGACGCTGATCGGGAACGGTCCGGAGATTCTGACCAAGGTCTCGATGGTGGGACGCGATCTCAAGCTCGACGAGGGTATCGGCACCTGCGGCAAAGAAGGCCAGTCGGTGCCGGTGGGGGTCGGCCTGCCGACCATTCGGATCGACGAGATCACGGTGGGGGGGACGAGGGCGTGAAGCTGCGACTGGATCCGCCTCTGTGCTCACAGAACGCGCACGATGAAACAGTGCTCGTTCGATGCGCGCAG encodes the following:
- the tldD gene encoding metalloprotease TldD, coding for MAVEHTVELACFGVTDREIQQVLGRMKVRDVDYADLYFESRQSESVSLEEGIVKRAAKSVSRGVGLRAIAGEKTGFAYSDELTRRDLEIAADAARYIAASPQGTDSLPVTHRERPPHDLYRVEREAVEVATKDRVALLNEIDAEARRYDPRIKNVIASFNTEYKVVVVATSEGRLVGDVQPLSRLQVTCIAEENGNRQVGTFGGGGRIGFEWYREGNRHLQYAREAARQAILNLGAVDAPAGVMPVVLAGGWPGILLHEAVGHGLEADFNRKKTSAFSNLIGKRVASEVCTVVDDGTLPFRRGSLNMDDEGTPTSRTVLIEKGILRGYITDRLNARLMGIPLTGNGRRESYQSVVLPRMTNTFMLAGEFDPQDIIRSVKRGLYAVSFGGGQVDITNGKFVFSASEAYLIEDGRITKPVKGATLIGNGPEILTKVSMVGRDLKLDEGIGTCGKEGQSVPVGVGLPTIRIDEITVGGTRA
- a CDS encoding GspE/PulE family protein gives rise to the protein MQAKALPQNLQELQQKVEYAEHVKRITNQIHAASDIDTILLDLHNDILGLFDAEDLTLYAVDPEKKEIFSKVPHIDKVEEVRIPITEQSLAGFCAKYLRPVNIADAYNQAELTSIHPSLVHDSSYDKKTGFRTKQVLTYPIVADNKYLMGVLQLLNKKSGGRFTRKDEESVAEIAKALGIAFYNLRKLAKKTPTKFDYLVANNRITQAELDTAIAEARKGQSDIETILIEKYKVPKADIGKSLAQFHRCPYIEYNERTLVDPELLRNLNIDYLKKNHWMPLKRDKTAIEILTDDPGDLDRVQDIKRTFPGLNIRFAVSLRRDIAQFLAAATGQGDTLSKLNESVSDILGELVSEAQQEAEEEASAASGLDENDSAIVRLANQIIADAYKLGCSDIHIEPYGEKRETLVRFRVDGSCFEYMKIPPSYRRAIVSRLKIMASLDIAERRKPQDGKIKFKLAENKEIELRVATVPTAGYNEDVVMRILAASEPLPLDRMGFSERNLRELKKIAEKPYGIILCVGPTGSGKTTTLHSVLGYINKPERKIWTAEDPVEITQYGLRQVQVHPKIGFTFAAAMRAFLRADPDVIMVGEMRDKETADIGIEASLTGHLVFSTLHTNSSVETVTRLLDMGCDSFSFADAMLGVLAQRLAKRICKECKESYHPSQEEYDELRSGYGAEAWDRLGATYDNSFQLYRGKGCEACNNTGFKGRIALHELLLGTDRMKRLIQAKAKTEEMLKVALEEGMTTLVQDGIEKVLQGYTTYKQVKAVAIK
- a CDS encoding 1-deoxy-D-xylulose-5-phosphate reductoisomerase, which encodes MKKIVILGSTGSIGTNTLDIVDRFPGEFQVVGLTAGANDEKLEEQIRRYKPAFVALSNTSAAAKLRDRCRDLSVDILSGMDGVAEVARTPDAELVISAIVGGAGLVPTLAAIRSGKHVALANKEPMVMAGKLMQEEARKHGVRIFPVDSEHSAIFQSLEGHRREDVRRLILTASGGPLWDFSRAQLQDVKPERALQHPNWKMGAKITIDSATLMNKGLEVVEARWLFDIAASRIDVLIHRESIVHSLVEYEDRSIIAQLGLPDMRTPISYAMRYPERMPLDLPSLDLAAIGKLTFFTPDHDRFPCLNLGYEALRIGGTMPATLNAANEVAVEAYLQEGIRFTDIAEVIRSTMEAHAPREVESISDALEADRWAREKAEALVHALAR
- a CDS encoding isoprenyl transferase; this translates as MTKSTALDTEQLSEGELLSRLDPDLLPKHVAVIMDGNGRWAELRGLPRIAGHREGIKSVREVITLCLELGIHALTIYAFSQENWNRPPQEIDALMELLEHYLATERSSLVEQGVRFRTIGRVAALPSSALHWVRTTEQETAHLDKLILTVALSYGGRSEIVDAVSRIVRECQRGALRPEDIDEALFQRYLSTSDLPDPDLLIRTSGEMRISNFLLWQLAYTELYFTPTLWPDFRRREALLALLDYQRRDRRFGRVFSAVSPQIGL
- a CDS encoding tetratricopeptide repeat protein, encoding MKPGAFIWFCAVGLGAWTACAGCAAAPRDQGAALVPELQQLHLRGQHFLQRGDATRAKALFEKAKQLAERHDDRLGLVYALNDLGAVASAEGAPVQALKLHREALSIAEGQGQPPAVLLSLGHLGMALQQAGQSEEAIAVYGRAVGLARDLADQRMEAVLLNNLGLAQQETGALGDAERSFRQALDLNRKLGERQAEAANLVNLGLAAERNGALVEAQQRFEETLALDKSLGETRHIAADLAHLSRVSEQRGLGSIALDYAKRAYRGYRALGDLDRARGELQRVLKLVREQGDQREIERFEAELRSLGANHTAP
- the rseP gene encoding RIP metalloprotease RseP; this encodes MVAAFTWSPDTIWVLGQKVWWFLVVLGILVAFHELGHFLAARWVGVKVLKFSLGFGPKLFGRQVGETEYLVSAVPLGGYVKLFGEDETEALTPEDRKRSFAHQSLSGKVLIVAAGPGFNFILAYVIFFGWLSTGSPLFVPTFRDLSPDVEALLPGSPADRAGIKVGDRIIRVNERDISTRSELFDAVAKSRGKQLTLDVRRSGQIRTVLVTPEPVSGQEAGSEELAYRIGIEETAPLVTAVMHGSPAAQAGLKEGDRIVKIEDQEIHTWSQMTGLVKESPNRALRFEVLRDGARVSLIVTPAAEKATVNGQPVEIGKIGISGPGRSIIRAANPLTAVYHGLEATWGWTELTTIGLYKMIVGDISSKNIGGPLTIANISGEAASQGASSVVFLIAILSINLGVLNLLPIPVLDGGHLLFFGIEAILRKPLGERQRELAQQVGLLLLVGIMIFAFWNDLERLFYR
- a CDS encoding proline--tRNA ligase, whose protein sequence is MRTSQILIPTLRDDPGEAETVSHRLMLRAGMIRKVAAGIYTYLPLGLRVIRKIEHIIREEMNRAGAQEVLMPIASPAELWRETGRWDYYGKELLRFKDRHDRDFCLGPTHEEVITDLFRREVRSYRQLPLNFYQIQTKFRDEIRPRFGLMRGREFIMKDAYSFDRDEEGAKLSYQKMYDAYTRIFTRCGLTFRAVEADTGLIGGSSSHEFMVLAETGEETIVYSDQGSYAANVERAEVLPEPERSPEAPRPLREVATPNCRTVEEVTAFLKIPPQRLVKTLLYKTPKDSIAVLVRGDHDVNEIKLKKVLGVQESELADPETVAALTGAPVGFAGPIGLAQVRIVADQAVRAMRNFVVGGNKADTHYVDANWDRDFIVEQFADLRNARAGDPSPRGDGILKVAKGIEVGHVFMLGTKYSQAMKATFLDPQGRETLAVMGCYGIGVGRTAAAAIEQHHDAKGITWPVPIAPFHVHLLPLSPSDQVSRLAQSLYDSLVAAGVEVLWDDRDERAGVKFNDADLIGAPFQLLVGDKGLAQGTVELKERRTGAVTKIAPDQVLSKIQALLSDTSGGA
- a CDS encoding phosphatidate cytidylyltransferase; translated protein: MKQGAVECGAEGQQPVGTLPSTPRRLDIRRVYPALIFAPLFYLLVRYLPPSAFFILILAASVLATGEFYRLHFRAEHGTVPILFGLGATALLLTSMQWPGLVSEQTALLLTVVGSLLLPLFSRRDASRALTDSTVLAFGVLYVGFTLGHLLRTRALEGGEFLVFFVVLTTWAGDTGAYYVGTLFGRRKLTPTISPNKTVEGLVGGFACSVLTAFAARAWFLPSFTTVDCVALGLLLAAVGLAGDLAESAMKRSAGVKDSGGLLPGHGGMLDRLDSLLFTAPAFYYYVTLVKG